A single window of Sphingobacterium sp. ML3W DNA harbors:
- a CDS encoding transporter — protein MIFVLLSVLCSVTVAILLKFAKLQQLSTKQIIVWNYPVAAMLTYFVLGPKLEGITFSNMPWGLYFPLATLLPTLFVFIALTLQHIGLVKTEIAQRLSLFIPLLASFILFSEVITWNKGIGILVGLFAIICSIGWQKDNKTQINRIGSIIYPIIVFIGMGIIDILFKQIALHQAIPYMTSMFIVFLLSTVVAFLFLIYFLVFEKQVFSFKSLFYGVVLGLFNFGNILFYMKAHRALPDNPSIVFTGMNIGVISVGAIVGVLLFKERLSFINKIGLALSIVSVLIITYL, from the coding sequence ATGATTTTTGTCCTTTTAAGTGTTTTGTGTAGCGTTACTGTTGCCATCTTATTAAAGTTTGCAAAACTCCAGCAGTTGAGTACAAAACAAATTATTGTTTGGAATTACCCGGTTGCAGCTATGCTAACCTATTTCGTTTTAGGACCAAAATTGGAAGGTATAACATTTTCGAATATGCCCTGGGGATTGTATTTTCCGTTGGCAACCTTGCTTCCAACTCTTTTTGTCTTTATTGCCTTAACCCTACAACATATAGGTTTGGTTAAAACTGAAATTGCACAGCGGTTATCTTTATTTATCCCTCTGTTAGCGTCTTTTATACTTTTTTCTGAGGTAATCACTTGGAATAAGGGCATTGGTATTCTTGTAGGTCTATTTGCTATAATATGTTCTATTGGATGGCAAAAAGACAATAAGACACAAATAAATAGAATTGGAAGTATAATCTACCCCATTATTGTGTTTATTGGAATGGGTATTATTGATATTCTTTTCAAACAAATCGCACTTCATCAGGCTATACCTTATATGACTTCAATGTTTATCGTTTTTCTATTATCGACGGTAGTGGCATTTTTATTCCTGATTTATTTTTTAGTTTTTGAAAAGCAAGTATTTTCTTTTAAATCTTTATTTTATGGAGTTGTACTTGGACTTTTTAATTTTGGAAATATCTTATTTTATATGAAAGCACATCGTGCTCTTCCCGATAACCCCTCCATAGTATTTACAGGAATGAATATTGGTGTTATCTCTGTTGGAGCGATTGTTGGCGTTCTATTATTTAAAGAAAGGCTAAGTTTTATTAATAAAATAGGTTTAGCACTTTCTATTGTCTCAGTTTTAATCATTACATATTTGTGA
- a CDS encoding prephenate dehydratase: protein MSLKIAIQGAKASFHEEASFKYFGEDIETVECDTFKKTCELLKQKKVDYVVMAIENSIAGSILPNYNLLRDYKFNIVGEIALSIHQNLLALPGVKLEDIKFIESHQMAIRQCEEFLQELPNVKISESSDTAASASKVASQKLTDTAAIAGTLAAKTYGLNILEAKIETNKKNSTRFLILSNDVEEQKNTNKASLSFQTGNSVGSLASILQCFAEQNVNLSKIQSIPVIGKRNEYDFFVDVEWKKQSDYDAAIRKVLKHSINFNIMGEYVKNDRI, encoded by the coding sequence ATGAGTTTAAAAATTGCAATACAAGGAGCAAAAGCCTCCTTTCACGAGGAAGCATCATTTAAGTATTTTGGTGAAGACATCGAAACAGTAGAATGCGATACTTTTAAGAAAACATGCGAATTATTAAAGCAGAAGAAAGTCGATTATGTCGTAATGGCTATAGAAAACTCAATTGCAGGAAGCATATTACCGAACTACAATCTTTTAAGAGACTATAAATTTAACATTGTAGGCGAAATTGCTTTAAGTATCCATCAAAATTTACTTGCGTTGCCTGGTGTTAAACTTGAAGATATAAAATTCATTGAGTCCCATCAAATGGCTATTCGTCAGTGTGAAGAGTTTTTACAGGAATTACCTAATGTTAAAATATCTGAAAGCTCTGATACTGCAGCATCCGCATCAAAAGTAGCAAGTCAAAAATTAACAGACACAGCCGCTATTGCAGGTACACTAGCGGCAAAAACATATGGACTAAATATCTTAGAAGCAAAGATTGAAACAAATAAAAAGAATAGTACACGTTTCTTGATATTATCCAATGATGTGGAAGAACAAAAGAACACGAATAAAGCATCCCTGTCATTTCAAACGGGCAATTCAGTCGGTTCTTTAGCATCTATATTGCAATGTTTTGCGGAACAAAATGTCAATTTAAGCAAGATTCAATCTATTCCAGTCATCGGAAAAAGAAATGAATATGATTTTTTTGTTGACGTAGAATGGAAAAAGCAATCAGACTATGATGCGGCTATTCGTAAAGTGCTAAAACATAGCATCAACTTCAACATTATGGGTGAATATGTGAAAAACGACCGCATTTAA
- a CDS encoding chorismate mutase — protein MKNTLDIVPLKSWLDTGDKPLIIAGPCSAETEDQVLSTAHLLANTGKVNVLRAGIWKPRTRPGEFEGIGSIGLEWLKRAKAETGLLIATEVATAKHVEEALAAGVDILWIGARSTANPFTVQEIADALVGVDIPVFVKNPVNPDLSLWFGALERINRAGIKKLGAIHRGFSSYEKSAFRNEPMWDLAIQLKSLCPELPIINDPSHICGNRELLPYISQKAMDMDLQGLIIESHIDPSVAWTDAKQQVTPAALSDLIDNLNLRKADSDNPAFEDKLAELRSNIDKLDDLIIQKIGERMKIAEKIGEYKRDNNVTILQMNRWDEIIQKRTQLAEALTLSNDFAVKFLELIHNESIRKQNTIMNQPTAEA, from the coding sequence ATGAAAAATACATTGGATATCGTCCCTTTAAAATCTTGGTTAGATACAGGAGACAAACCTTTAATTATTGCAGGACCTTGTAGTGCTGAAACAGAAGATCAAGTACTTTCTACAGCACATTTATTAGCAAATACGGGTAAGGTAAATGTTTTACGTGCTGGTATATGGAAGCCTCGTACTCGTCCAGGAGAATTTGAAGGTATTGGTTCTATTGGCTTAGAATGGTTAAAAAGAGCAAAAGCTGAAACGGGTTTATTAATTGCAACAGAAGTTGCAACTGCGAAACATGTTGAAGAAGCATTAGCTGCTGGAGTAGATATATTATGGATAGGTGCTCGTTCAACTGCAAACCCATTCACAGTACAAGAAATAGCTGATGCATTAGTTGGAGTAGATATCCCCGTTTTTGTTAAAAATCCGGTAAACCCCGATTTATCATTATGGTTCGGTGCATTAGAACGCATAAATCGTGCTGGGATCAAAAAGTTAGGTGCTATACATAGAGGTTTCTCTTCTTACGAGAAATCGGCTTTCCGTAACGAGCCTATGTGGGACCTTGCTATCCAATTGAAGTCTTTATGCCCAGAGTTACCGATCATCAATGACCCAAGTCATATCTGTGGTAATCGTGAATTGTTACCATACATTTCTCAAAAAGCAATGGACATGGACTTGCAAGGTTTAATTATTGAATCACATATTGACCCTTCAGTAGCTTGGACAGATGCAAAACAACAGGTTACTCCTGCTGCACTATCTGATCTAATCGACAACCTGAACTTGCGTAAAGCAGATTCAGACAACCCTGCATTTGAAGATAAATTAGCTGAATTACGTAGCAATATTGATAAATTAGATGATTTAATTATTCAAAAAATTGGTGAACGTATGAAAATTGCTGAGAAAATTGGCGAATATAAACGTGATAACAATGTGACAATCTTGCAGATGAACCGTTGGGATGAAATCATTCAAAAACGTACTCAACTTGCTGAAGCTCTAACTTTGAGTAATGATTTTGCTGTGAAATTTTTAGAATTAATTCACAATGAATCTATTCGTAAGCAAAATACGATCATGAATCAACCTACGGCGGAGGCATAA